In Bacillota bacterium, the genomic window TGCATGTTCGCTGGGCCAGACCTTCGGGACCTTGCAGGCTTCGGACGGGAAGCTGCCCTCTCAGCAGTCTACCTGGGCGCAACTGGGACTGCACTTGCGTACCTCGTCCAGACTGTGGCCCAGAAATACACCCCGCCCACTCGCGCAGCGCTCATCTTCCAGATGGAACCGGTCCTTGCAGCGCTGTTCGCAAACCTTTGGCTCGGGGAAGCTATGAGCGCCAGGCAGTTTGCGGGAGCTGGCCTGATACTCGCGGGCATACTCGTCTGCCAGGTCGGGGACCTGAGATTCGCGCGGGAGGGATGACGACTTGACAGTTCTTGAGGTGGCTCTGGACACTGCGCGTCGCGCGGGCGCGACTTATGCGGACGCGAGGTCCGTCCGCCTCACCGAAGAGGCGCTCAGAGTGAAGAATGGCGCGGTGGAGCACGCCGCAGGCAATGTGTCCAAAGGTATTGGAGTGCGAGTCATTGCGGGCGGCTCCTGGGGGTTCGCAGCTGGAAGTATTGTGACAGAGTCTCAGGCGGCGGCGCTTGCCGCGCGGGCGGTGGAGATCGCTCAGGCTTCGGCACTGTCCAAGAAGGCCGATGTGGTTCTGGCTCCCGAGACTCCTGTGGTCGCGGAATGGCACGGGCCGTGCGAGGTCGATCCATGGAAGGTCAGCCTCGGGCAGAAGGTCGACCTTCTGCGAGAGGCATGTGCGCGGGCACGATCTGGGGGCCCTGACGTGAGAGTAGTGATGGGGACCATGTCTTTCGTCCGCGAGGAGAAGACGTTTGCCAGCACTGAAGGCGCCTACATCACACAGTCGTTAGTGGCGAGCGCAGCGGGAGTGTCGGCGATCGCCGTCGGTTCAGGAGAGGTGCAGATCAGGTCATACCCCGGGACGTTTGAGGGCAACGTCCGCTCCGCAGGCTACGAGTGGGTTGAGTCTTTGGACCTGCCCGGGCACGCCAGGAAGGTCGGCGAGGAAGCACAGTCGCTTATCACTGCCCAGCAGTGTCCATCCATGACGACCACCTTGGTTCTTGGCACAAACCAGCTTGCGCTGCAGATCCATGAGTCCTGCGGCCACCCGACGGAGTTGGACCGTGTGCTCGGAACGGAAGCCTCATACGCTGGCACCAGTTTTCTTACCCCAGATATGCTGGGGTCGTTCCGGTATGGCTCGGACCTGGTGAACCTGACTGCCGACGCCACACTCCCGGGCGGGCTCGGGACCTTCGGGTACGACGATGAAGGAGTGCCGGCGGCCCGCACGCCCCTGGTTCGTCACGGGGTTTTCGTGGGGTACCTCACATCGAGAGAGACCGCATCCAGGTTCGGCATGAGGAGCAACGGAACGATGAGGGCGACCGGGTGGGACCGCATGCCCCTCATCCGCATGACCAACATATCCCTGGAGCCCGGGCCCGAGAGCCTGGAGTCCCTCATCCGTGGGACAGACGACGGCGTCTTCATGGACGGCATAAAGAGCTGGAGCATCGATGACCGCAGGGTGAACTTCCAGTTCGGCACGGAGATCGCGTGGCGGATCAGACGCGGCGAGCTGGCAGAGGTCCTCAAGAACCCGACTTATACCGGTATTACCTACGAGTTCTGGAGGTCATGCGACGGTATAGCCGGCCCGGACGAGTGGGTGTTATGGGGAGTCCCCAACTGCGGGAAGGGGCAGCCCACCCAGATCGCCAGGGTCGGCCACGGTGCGTCCCCCGCCAGATTCCGCAACGTGAGGGTAGGTGTGGGCCGATGGTAGGGAAAGATCGTGCTTATGCCATTCTCGATGCCGCACTGGCGGCATCGCTGGCCGACATGACTGAGGCAGTTCTGCTGGGGGTGAGCGATGGCCTTACGAGGTTCGCCAATTCCGAGATTCACCAGAATGTCGTGGTAGAAGACGCGGCACTGACAGTCAGGGCGATCCTGGGCAGCAGGGAAGGCCGTGCCACCACGAACGAGCTGGACCCGGACTCGGTGGCGCGAGCAGTGGCAAGAGCGGCTGAGATTGCGTCAATGCAACCAGACAACCCTGAGTTCCCGGGGCTTCCGGAGCCCTCGGCGTATCAGGACACAGGTGGGTTTGATCAGCGCACCGCGACCTGTTCACCGGTGGAACGCGCCCGGCGGGCCGGGATGGCGATCGCCATGGCGGACTCTATCGGAGCATCCGCATCAGGCTCCCTGAGGACCCGGGTGCGCGAGATCGCAGTGGCCAACTCCAACGGAGTGTACGCTTGGACGGCCGGAACTGACGCCACCTTCGTCACTGTGGTAATGGGGAAGACCGGGTCAGGCTACGCCATCGGAGCGAGTGGACGGCTTGACGCACTGGACCTCGAGGAAATGGGCAGACGTGCCGTGGACAAGTGCATCAGCAGTGAGGCCCCTGGGGACCTTGAACCTGGGGAGTATGTGGCGATCCTCGAACCACCTGCTGTCGCCACCATGTTGGAAATGCTCGCATACATGGGCATAAACGGAGCGGCTTACTTGGAGGGGCGCAGCTACGCCAGCGGGAGGATGGGACAGCCCGTTACGAGCCCGATGATCTCCATAGAGGACGATGGATTGGACCCGGACAGCGTCCCCATACCCTTCGATTTTGAGGGAGTCCCCCGCAGGCCGGTCCGGATCATCGACCAGGGAGTGGTCTCGGGGATGGTCTTCGACCGGATGGCTGCGAAGAGGGCAGGCGCGGAGCCGACCGGGCATGCTCTTCCCGGGTCGGCGCTCCGAGGCGGGTTCCCTCTTCACCTGAGGTTAGCCCCGGGCGACTCGTCGGTAGAGAAGATGATCCAGTCTACCGACAGGGGAGTCCTGGTCACGAGGTTCAACTATGCGAACCCCATCCACCCTCAGAAAACGGTGTTCACCGGGATGACCCGTGACGGCACCTTCCTGGTGGAAGGAGGGCGGATCACCCGACCTCTGAGAAACCTGCGGTTCACCGACTCGATACTCGGGGGTGTGTTGGCCCACACCGACCTGATCTCGAGGGACACTGCCCTGATACCAGTCCTGGACAGCCAGGGCTTCTACAAGGTCCCAGCGCTCAGGACCACGAAGCTCAACTTCACTGGGGCAACCGCATGAATAGGAGCTGATTTCGGGAAGATGGATTCGAACACCGGCGGGAAGAAGATACGCGTGAGGATTGCGCCGTCACCGACAGGCAACTGCCATGTGGGCACGGCCAGGACTGCCCTGTACAACATGCTTTTCGCAAGGAAGTACGGGGGCAAGTTCATTCTGAGAATTGATGACACAGACCTCAAGCGGAGCACGAAGGAGTCTGAGGAAGGAGTCCTGGAGGGTCTTCGCTGGCTTGGAATAGAGTGGGACGAGGGCCCTGATATCGGCGGGCCGTACGCTCCTTACAGGCAGATGGAACGGAGACACACCTACGAGGAGGCTGCACGCAGACTGCTGGAGGAAGGTCACGCCTACCGCTGTTACTGCAGTCCTGAGGAGCTTGAGGCTGAGCGGAAGGCTGCGATCGCCATGGGCAAGTCGCCGCGGTACTCCGGAAAGTGTCGGGAGCTCTCGCATGCGGACCAAGAGAGGTTGGTGCGGGAGGGCAGGCGCCCTGTTGTGAGGTTGCGAGTGCCCGAGGTGATGCTCTCGTTTTCTGACTTGCTTCGCGGTTACCAGTCGAAGGACATGGCGGAGCGCGGGGACTTCGTGATAGTGAAGTCTGATGGAAGCCCAGTGTACAACTTCGCTACCGTGGTGGATGAGCACCTGATGGACATCAGCCACGTCTTGCGTGCTGTGGAGCACCTGACGAATACTTTTGACCAGCTTGCCGCGTATCACGCTCTCGGGTGGGATCCCCCGGAATTTGGACACCTCACACTCATGCTCAACCCTGACCGGACCAAGATCTCGAAGCGCGCGGGGGCTGTGTACATCGGCGAGTACCGCGACATGGGATACCTCCCCGAGGCAGTCCTGAACTTCCTCGCGCTCCTGGGCTGGAACCCCGGAACTGATCAGGAACTCTTCAGCCTTTCTGAACTGGTCGACGCCTTCTCTGTTGAGACCCTGTCCAGGTCGGATGCGATTTTCGATGTGAAGAAACTCGACTGGTTCAATGGTGTTTACATCCGAAGCCTGACTATCCCGGATCTCGCGGCCAGGGTCAGGCCGTTTCTCGAAGACGCCGGATTCGACATCTCCGACCAGGACTACCTCGAGAAGGCTGTGTCCTTGGTCACGGACAGGCTGTCCAAGCTGACAGATGCCCCCGAGAAGCTGGGGTTCTTCTTTGTCGAAGACATCGACATCGACCCGAATGCCTTCGGCACGAAGGCCAACCTGCCCCGGGCTGAGATCGCCAGGATGGTCCGGGCGTCCGCTGACGCGCTTTCGGGCATCGGGGAATGGACCCACGAGTCAATCGAGACCGCACTCAGGGCGACCGCGGAGTCGTCGGGCTGGAAAGCCGGGGAGCTTCTGATGCAGGTAAGGATCGCCATTACGGGCCGAAGGGTGACCCCGCCGCTTTTCGAGAGCCTGGTGGTTCTTGGCCGGGAGAGGTCCCTCGCGCGGCTGCGCGCCGCCCAGCGGGTGCTGGAGGCGTAATCGCATGACTGTCGATCTCCTGCAGGACCTCAATCCCCCACAGCGGGAAGCCGTCACCTGCACTGAAGGCCCTCTTCTCATCCTTGCAGGGGCGGGCAGCGGGAAGACGAGAGTCCTCACTCACAGGGTGGCCCATCTGATAGCCGGGCGCGGGGTGGCGCCTTACCACATACTCGCGGTCACGTTCACCAACAAGGCCGCGGAGGAGATGCGGTCAAGAGTCACCGAGCTTGCGGGGAGGGCAGGACAGTATGTGTGGGTGTCCACCTTCCACTCGCTGTGCGCGCGCATCCTGCGGCAAGAGATCGAACATCTCGGGTTCAAGCGGGGATTCACGATCTACGATGAGTCCGACCAGGTCACGGCGGTCAGGCGATGCATGAGAGAGCTGAACGTTTCGGGGGACATGTACAGGCCCCAGGCCGTGCTAGCCGCGGTGAGTTCCGCCAAGAACGACTTGGTCGGCCCGGATGAGTACCACGCGTCCGCTCGGGATGTCCGGGAGAGGACCATTGCCTCCATCTACCGGAGGTACCAGGAGATTCTCCGGGCCCAGAATGCGGTGGATTTCGACGACCTCATCATGCTCTCCGTAAGGCTCTTCCGGGAGCATCCAGAGGTCCTCGGAGCCTACCAGGACAGGTTCAGGTACATCATGGTCGACGAGTACCAGGACACGAACCACGCCCAGTACATCCTGGTCAAGCTGCTCGCCTCAGGCCATCGGAATCTCTGCGTGGTGGGGGACGATGACCAGTCGATCTACGAGTGGCGGGGTGCGGACATTCGCAACATCCTCGATTTCGAGCGGGACTACCCCGAGGCGCACGTGGTCAAGCTCGAGCAGAATTACCGGTCAACCAAGAACATTCTCGATGCCGCGAACCGCGTGATAGCGCACAACGTAGGCAGGAAGAGCAAGTCCTTGTGGACGTCGCGGGAGCCGGGGCAAAGGGTCTTCCATTACCAGGCGGAGAACGAGAAAGACGAGGCGCGGTTCATCGCGGACGAAGTCCAGAGGCTGACCAGGGGAGGTCAGGCGTCTTTCGGGGACTTTGCGGTCCTCTACCGCATGAATGCGCAGTCCCGCGCCATCGAGGAAGTCCTGCTCAACCGGGGCATCCCCTACAGGATCGTAGGAGGGCTGAAGTTCTACGAACGACGGGAGGTCAAGGATGTCCTGGCGTACCTCAGAGTTGTCTACAACCCCGATGACGATGTGAGTGTGGAGAGGATCATCAACGTTCCCAAGCGCGGCATAGGGGAGTCCACTCTAGCGGTGGCGAGGGCGCTTGCGGCGGAGGAGGGTGCGTCTCTTTACCGCGGTGTCGTGCTGGCCTCCACGTCGGAGAGAGTGCCCGCACGCGCAAGAAGAGCTCTCTCCGGGTTCATCAGTGTCATCGAATCCCTCGTAAGCAAGCGCGGGCAGGTCACTGTCTCGGAGATGGTCGAGGCTATCCTGGACGACACAGGGTACGTTCGCGAACTTGAGGCGGAGCGGACTGTGGAGGCGGAATCGAGAATCGAGAACCTTCGGGAGATGCTCTCGGTCACCAGGGAGTTTGAGGCCAGGCAGACTGCATTTGCACAAGACTCGGGAACGATTGGGGCGGGTGGTGCGCCGGGCGTCCCGGATACACCGGAGTCATCCGCGGCAGCCAGGCTAGCAGGCGGCCCGTCAGACATAGGGACGTTCCTGGAGGAAGTGGCGCTCC contains:
- the gltX gene encoding glutamate--tRNA ligase — protein: MRIAPSPTGNCHVGTARTALYNMLFARKYGGKFILRIDDTDLKRSTKESEEGVLEGLRWLGIEWDEGPDIGGPYAPYRQMERRHTYEEAARRLLEEGHAYRCYCSPEELEAERKAAIAMGKSPRYSGKCRELSHADQERLVREGRRPVVRLRVPEVMLSFSDLLRGYQSKDMAERGDFVIVKSDGSPVYNFATVVDEHLMDISHVLRAVEHLTNTFDQLAAYHALGWDPPEFGHLTLMLNPDRTKISKRAGAVYIGEYRDMGYLPEAVLNFLALLGWNPGTDQELFSLSELVDAFSVETLSRSDAIFDVKKLDWFNGVYIRSLTIPDLAARVRPFLEDAGFDISDQDYLEKAVSLVTDRLSKLTDAPEKLGFFFVEDIDIDPNAFGTKANLPRAEIARMVRASADALSGIGEWTHESIETALRATAESSGWKAGELLMQVRIAITGRRVTPPLFESLVVLGRERSLARLRAAQRVLEA
- a CDS encoding TldD/PmbA family protein — encoded protein: MTVLEVALDTARRAGATYADARSVRLTEEALRVKNGAVEHAAGNVSKGIGVRVIAGGSWGFAAGSIVTESQAAALAARAVEIAQASALSKKADVVLAPETPVVAEWHGPCEVDPWKVSLGQKVDLLREACARARSGGPDVRVVMGTMSFVREEKTFASTEGAYITQSLVASAAGVSAIAVGSGEVQIRSYPGTFEGNVRSAGYEWVESLDLPGHARKVGEEAQSLITAQQCPSMTTTLVLGTNQLALQIHESCGHPTELDRVLGTEASYAGTSFLTPDMLGSFRYGSDLVNLTADATLPGGLGTFGYDDEGVPAARTPLVRHGVFVGYLTSRETASRFGMRSNGTMRATGWDRMPLIRMTNISLEPGPESLESLIRGTDDGVFMDGIKSWSIDDRRVNFQFGTEIAWRIRRGELAEVLKNPTYTGITYEFWRSCDGIAGPDEWVLWGVPNCGKGQPTQIARVGHGASPARFRNVRVGVGRW
- a CDS encoding UvrD-helicase domain-containing protein, translated to MTVDLLQDLNPPQREAVTCTEGPLLILAGAGSGKTRVLTHRVAHLIAGRGVAPYHILAVTFTNKAAEEMRSRVTELAGRAGQYVWVSTFHSLCARILRQEIEHLGFKRGFTIYDESDQVTAVRRCMRELNVSGDMYRPQAVLAAVSSAKNDLVGPDEYHASARDVRERTIASIYRRYQEILRAQNAVDFDDLIMLSVRLFREHPEVLGAYQDRFRYIMVDEYQDTNHAQYILVKLLASGHRNLCVVGDDDQSIYEWRGADIRNILDFERDYPEAHVVKLEQNYRSTKNILDAANRVIAHNVGRKSKSLWTSREPGQRVFHYQAENEKDEARFIADEVQRLTRGGQASFGDFAVLYRMNAQSRAIEEVLLNRGIPYRIVGGLKFYERREVKDVLAYLRVVYNPDDDVSVERIINVPKRGIGESTLAVARALAAEEGASLYRGVVLASTSERVPARARRALSGFISVIESLVSKRGQVTVSEMVEAILDDTGYVRELEAERTVEAESRIENLREMLSVTREFEARQTAFAQDSGTIGAGGAPGVPDTPESSAAARLAGGPSDIGTFLEEVALLTDLDRTVVGGDSMTLMTLHSAKGLEFPTVFIAGVEENIFPLGRSVSDRRSLEEERRLCYVGITRARDRLYLLHAANRTIYGQTVANPPSRFLSEIPDDLLADAWEERFAVSRVACARHDGTEYGEGDRVWHAKFGEGVVVAISPSGRDHIVDIAFPGQGIKQFALSFAPLRKL
- a CDS encoding TldD/PmbA family protein, which translates into the protein MVGKDRAYAILDAALAASLADMTEAVLLGVSDGLTRFANSEIHQNVVVEDAALTVRAILGSREGRATTNELDPDSVARAVARAAEIASMQPDNPEFPGLPEPSAYQDTGGFDQRTATCSPVERARRAGMAIAMADSIGASASGSLRTRVREIAVANSNGVYAWTAGTDATFVTVVMGKTGSGYAIGASGRLDALDLEEMGRRAVDKCISSEAPGDLEPGEYVAILEPPAVATMLEMLAYMGINGAAYLEGRSYASGRMGQPVTSPMISIEDDGLDPDSVPIPFDFEGVPRRPVRIIDQGVVSGMVFDRMAAKRAGAEPTGHALPGSALRGGFPLHLRLAPGDSSVEKMIQSTDRGVLVTRFNYANPIHPQKTVFTGMTRDGTFLVEGGRITRPLRNLRFTDSILGGVLAHTDLISRDTALIPVLDSQGFYKVPALRTTKLNFTGATA